In the genome of Triticum urartu cultivar G1812 chromosome 5, Tu2.1, whole genome shotgun sequence, one region contains:
- the LOC125508751 gene encoding uncharacterized protein LOC125508751 isoform X1, producing the protein MVGIDECSVALVPEVEHALANPDPSSISPDAWAPFEAAALGVMCRIQPTVASEGRRAAVVDYIQRLVKCSVGCSVFPFGSVPLKTYLPDGDIDLAAFGYTCSDESLANEVRAILESEERRKDAEFEIKDVQYINAEVKLVKCFVQDIVVDISFNQIGGLYTLCFLEQVDQRFEKTHLFKRSIVLIKAWCYYESRILGAHHGLISTYALETLVLYIFHLFHESLDGPLAVLYRFLDYYSKFDWDNRAISLHGPISLSSLPELVTDSPGIHDDCFLEREKFLRECAQMFTAPPRNNERNTRPFPRKFLNIVDPLKQSNNLGRSVSKGNFYRIRSAFDLGARKLGKILQVPANSIVDEVNQFFRSTLKRNLGRVRPDVQGTAVNLNIERDNKGYPPLHSNPCEDLSYQLSSINISDNHGSLKQEEHSSSGEHQEMKSASHLVTSSLVSVSNGMSTKVYKEVDGDRCATIDNLSDLTGDYRTNFNNLLYSQSCHQDYPVHPIYYPMLAPPPVQYQNKHSLNGHNRKNAYGYPSANRMAPGPYSPSYFFLKPFYRTEDPMQPHGAVTYFPDPNLCMEAPPTGRGERKNYFPRNNYQKHHRYGRVDMPADMTRSEELRQQPPFPIYVPVANDKGIPSPLKIPTPSPHSTQDNIHGRGFIHPHDSKLEFGTLGALHMEVRSASQNQANRPYSASDTKPSSTLRSNSPGQNPGTGYRSNVMRNTKPYHLKDNGDFPPLSS; encoded by the exons ATGGTCGGCATCGACGAGTGCTCGGTGGCGCTCGTGCCCGAGGTCGAGCATGCGCTGGCGAACCCGGACCCCTCCTCTATCTCCCCGGACGCATGGGCGCCTTTCGAGGCCGCCGCGCTCGGTGTCATGTGCCGGATCCAGCCAACCGTCGCCTCGGAGGGGCGCCGTGCGGCCGTTGTCGACTACATCCAACGCCTCGTCAAGTGTTCCGTCGGCTGCTCG GTCTTTCCATTTGGATCCGTTCCACTGAAAACATATCTTCCTGATGGAGATATTGACTTGGCTGCTTTCGGTTATACATGTTCTGATGAAAGCCTGGCAAATGAGGTACGTGCCATTCTGGAATCAGAAGAGCGGCGCAAAGATGCTGAATTTGAAATCAAAGATGTCCAGTATATAAATGCTGAG GTCAAGCTAGTCAAATGCTTTGTCCAAGATATTGTTGTCGACATCTCATTTAATCAGATTGGTGGACTATATACGCTTTGTTTTCTAGAGCAG GTGGATCAAAGATTTGAAAAAACCCACCTTTTCAAGAGAAGTATAGTGCTTATAAAAGCCTGGTGTTATTATGAAAGCCGCATCCTTGGAGCCCACCATGGTCTAATTTCTACCTATGCCTTGGAGACATTAGTGCTATATATCTTCCATCTCTTCCATGAGTCTTTGGATGGTCCATTAGCT GTACTCTATAGGTTTCTGGACTATTATAGCAAGTTTGACTGGGATAATAGGGCTATAAGCTTACATGGTCCTATTTCCTTGTCTTCCCTACCTGAGCTAGTTA CCGACTCACCAGGCATTCATGATGATTGTTTTCTTGAGCGGGAGAAGTTTCTAAGAGAATGTGCTCAAATGTTTACTGCCCCCCCTAGGAACAATGAGAGAAATACACGCCCGTTCCCTCGAAAATTTCTCAACATAGTGGATCCATTGAAGCAGAGTAACAATCTTGGGCGCAGTGTCAGCAAAG GTAACTTTTACAGAATACGCAGTGCTTTTGATCTTGGTGCCCGGAAGCTCGGAAAGATCCTTCAAGTTCCTGCCAATTCTATTGTGGATGAAGTCAATCAGTTCTTCAGGAGCACACTGAAGAGAAACCTCGGCAGGGTACGCCCAGATGTGCAAGGCACTGCAGTGAACTTGAACATTGAAAGAGACAACAAGGGTTATCCACCTTTACACAGTAATCCCTGTGAGGATCTATCTTATCAGCTCAGTAGTATCAACATTTCAGATAATCATGGGTCTCTGAAGCAGGAGGAACATAGCTCTAGCGGTGAGCACCAGGAAATGAAATCTGCTTCACATCTTGTAACTAGTTCTTTAGTTAGTGTGAGCAATGGGATGTCAACAAAGGTGTACAAAGAGGTGGATGGTGATCGGTGTGCCACCATTGACAATTTATCAGATCTCACAGGGGACTACAGAACAAATTTTAACAATCTCCTCTATTCACAGAGTTGCCATCAAGACTATCCAGTTCATCCAATTTACTATCCAATGCTTGCCCCACCACCTGTACAATATCAGAACAAACACTCACTGAATGGTCATAACAGAAAAAATGCTTATGGATATCCCAGTGCAAACAGAATGGCCCCTGGTCCTTATTCACCTAGCTACTTCTTCTTAAAGCCGTTTTATCGCACTGAGGATCCTATGCAACCTCATGGAGCAGTCACCTACTTCCCCGACCCA AATTTGTGCATGGAGGCACCACCCACTGGACGAGGGGAAAGAAAGAATTATTTCCCTCGAAATAATTATCAAAAGCATCACCGTTATGGTAGGGTGGACATGCCTGCAGATATGACACGTTCTGAGGAATTGAGGCAACAGCCACCATTTCCGATTTATGTTCCTGTTGCAAATGATAAAGGAATTCCCTCTCCGTTGAAGATACCAACTCCATCACCCCATTCTACACAGGATAATATTCATGGAAGGGGCTTTATTCATCCACATGACAGTAAACTTGAGTTTGGGACCTTGGGGGCATTGCACATGGAAGTTAGGAGTGCTTCCCAAAATCAAGCTAACAGACCATATTCTGCTTCTGACACTAAACCTTCTTCAACCCTGAGATCGAACTCTCCTGGACAAAATCCTGGAACGGGTTATAGATCTAATGTTATGAG GAATACTAAGCCATATCATCTCAAGGACAATGGTGATTTCCCACCACTATCCAGTTGA
- the LOC125508751 gene encoding uncharacterized protein LOC125508751 isoform X2, whose protein sequence is MVGIDECSVALVPEVEHALANPDPSSISPDAWAPFEAAALGVMCRIQPTVASEGRRAAVVDYIQRLVKCSVGCSVFPFGSVPLKTYLPDGDIDLAAFGYTCSDESLANEVRAILESEERRKDAEFEIKDVQYINAEVKLVKCFVQDIVVDISFNQIGGLYTLCFLEQVDQRFEKTHLFKRSIVLIKAWCYYESRILGAHHGLISTYALETLVLYIFHLFHESLDGPLAVLYRFLDYYSKFDWDNRAISLHGPISLSSLPELVTDSPGIHDDCFLEREKFLRECAQMFTAPPRNNERNTRPFPRKFLNIVDPLKQSNNLGRSVSKGNFYRIRSAFDLGARKLGKILQVPANSIVDEVNQFFRSTLKRNLGRVRPDVQGTAVNLNIERDNKGYPPLHSNPCEDLSYQLSSINISDNHGSLKQEEHSSSGEHQEMKSASHLVTSSLVSVSNGMSTKVYKEVDGDRCATIDNLSDLTGDYRTNFNNLLYSQSCHQDYPVHPIYYPMLAPPPVQYQNKHSLNGHNRKNAYGYPSANRMAPGPYSPSYFFLKPFYRTEDPMQPHGAVTYFPDPNLCMEAPPTGRGERKNYFPRNNYQKHHRYGRVDMPADMTRSEELRQQPPFPIYVPVANDKGIPSPLKIPTPSPHSTQDNIHGRGFIHPHDSKLEFGTLGALHMEVRSASQNQANRPYSASDTKPSSTLRSNSPGQNPGTGYRSNVMSNDY, encoded by the exons ATGGTCGGCATCGACGAGTGCTCGGTGGCGCTCGTGCCCGAGGTCGAGCATGCGCTGGCGAACCCGGACCCCTCCTCTATCTCCCCGGACGCATGGGCGCCTTTCGAGGCCGCCGCGCTCGGTGTCATGTGCCGGATCCAGCCAACCGTCGCCTCGGAGGGGCGCCGTGCGGCCGTTGTCGACTACATCCAACGCCTCGTCAAGTGTTCCGTCGGCTGCTCG GTCTTTCCATTTGGATCCGTTCCACTGAAAACATATCTTCCTGATGGAGATATTGACTTGGCTGCTTTCGGTTATACATGTTCTGATGAAAGCCTGGCAAATGAGGTACGTGCCATTCTGGAATCAGAAGAGCGGCGCAAAGATGCTGAATTTGAAATCAAAGATGTCCAGTATATAAATGCTGAG GTCAAGCTAGTCAAATGCTTTGTCCAAGATATTGTTGTCGACATCTCATTTAATCAGATTGGTGGACTATATACGCTTTGTTTTCTAGAGCAG GTGGATCAAAGATTTGAAAAAACCCACCTTTTCAAGAGAAGTATAGTGCTTATAAAAGCCTGGTGTTATTATGAAAGCCGCATCCTTGGAGCCCACCATGGTCTAATTTCTACCTATGCCTTGGAGACATTAGTGCTATATATCTTCCATCTCTTCCATGAGTCTTTGGATGGTCCATTAGCT GTACTCTATAGGTTTCTGGACTATTATAGCAAGTTTGACTGGGATAATAGGGCTATAAGCTTACATGGTCCTATTTCCTTGTCTTCCCTACCTGAGCTAGTTA CCGACTCACCAGGCATTCATGATGATTGTTTTCTTGAGCGGGAGAAGTTTCTAAGAGAATGTGCTCAAATGTTTACTGCCCCCCCTAGGAACAATGAGAGAAATACACGCCCGTTCCCTCGAAAATTTCTCAACATAGTGGATCCATTGAAGCAGAGTAACAATCTTGGGCGCAGTGTCAGCAAAG GTAACTTTTACAGAATACGCAGTGCTTTTGATCTTGGTGCCCGGAAGCTCGGAAAGATCCTTCAAGTTCCTGCCAATTCTATTGTGGATGAAGTCAATCAGTTCTTCAGGAGCACACTGAAGAGAAACCTCGGCAGGGTACGCCCAGATGTGCAAGGCACTGCAGTGAACTTGAACATTGAAAGAGACAACAAGGGTTATCCACCTTTACACAGTAATCCCTGTGAGGATCTATCTTATCAGCTCAGTAGTATCAACATTTCAGATAATCATGGGTCTCTGAAGCAGGAGGAACATAGCTCTAGCGGTGAGCACCAGGAAATGAAATCTGCTTCACATCTTGTAACTAGTTCTTTAGTTAGTGTGAGCAATGGGATGTCAACAAAGGTGTACAAAGAGGTGGATGGTGATCGGTGTGCCACCATTGACAATTTATCAGATCTCACAGGGGACTACAGAACAAATTTTAACAATCTCCTCTATTCACAGAGTTGCCATCAAGACTATCCAGTTCATCCAATTTACTATCCAATGCTTGCCCCACCACCTGTACAATATCAGAACAAACACTCACTGAATGGTCATAACAGAAAAAATGCTTATGGATATCCCAGTGCAAACAGAATGGCCCCTGGTCCTTATTCACCTAGCTACTTCTTCTTAAAGCCGTTTTATCGCACTGAGGATCCTATGCAACCTCATGGAGCAGTCACCTACTTCCCCGACCCA AATTTGTGCATGGAGGCACCACCCACTGGACGAGGGGAAAGAAAGAATTATTTCCCTCGAAATAATTATCAAAAGCATCACCGTTATGGTAGGGTGGACATGCCTGCAGATATGACACGTTCTGAGGAATTGAGGCAACAGCCACCATTTCCGATTTATGTTCCTGTTGCAAATGATAAAGGAATTCCCTCTCCGTTGAAGATACCAACTCCATCACCCCATTCTACACAGGATAATATTCATGGAAGGGGCTTTATTCATCCACATGACAGTAAACTTGAGTTTGGGACCTTGGGGGCATTGCACATGGAAGTTAGGAGTGCTTCCCAAAATCAAGCTAACAGACCATATTCTGCTTCTGACACTAAACCTTCTTCAACCCTGAGATCGAACTCTCCTGGACAAAATCCTGGAACGGGTTATAGATCTAATGTTATGAG CAATGACTATTGA
- the LOC125508750 gene encoding probable serine/threonine-protein kinase WNK8, whose amino-acid sequence MSSPRRPEMPPAARNNDNGYVETDPTGRYGRFDELLGKGAMKSVYRGFDEVRGVEVAWNQANLADVLRTPDALQRMYSEVHLLSTLRHDAIIAFHASWVSVSSPSPRGGCAGGAPRRTFNFITELFSSGTLRAYRLRYPRVSLRAVRGWARQILRGLAYLHAHDPPVIHRDLKCDNVFVNGHQGTVKIGDLGLAAVLRGAQAAHSVIGTPEFMAPEMYDEDYDELVDVYSFGMCMLEMLTVEYPYAECSNPAQIYKKVTSGKLPDAFYRVDDADARRFIGRCLVPASHRPSAQELLLDPFLSTQDTTMTLSPPPLLPALPTSGDRNDNPEEAEPVAARTDMTITGKLNTDDDTIFLKVQIVDEAGHSRNIYFPFDIAGDTATEVAREMVKELDITDRDPSEIAAMIEQEIMRLVPDWVGGGCDDQQEYYTYADNDDNEEQPPFYYLSSSPTSSNGSHCGTGPTTSGGGHGGWFQDYAVSSDDDETSSTRSALHYSSEEAQPEEKPGVSKTGQVKATRFGPGDGGTAGHDVSSSSRAGRPRHHRGSPDAGGDEGRPRRQQGRMTRNRSMVDVRSQLLHRTLVEELNKRMFFNTVGAVENIGFRGIPGYGGGPSSSSATVSSSRGGRRSGKDKHQFFMF is encoded by the exons ATGTCGAGCCCGCGGCGGCCGGAGATGCCACCGGCGGCGAGGAACAACGACAATGGATACGTCGAGACCGACCCCACTGGTCGCTACGGCCGG TTCGACGAGCTCCTGGGCAAGGGGGCGATGAAGTCGGTGTACAGGGGGTTCGACGAGGTGCGCGGCGTGGAGGTGGCGTGGAACCAGGCCAACCTCGCCGACGTCCTCCGCACCCCCGACGCGCTGCAGCGCATGTACTCCGAGGTCCACCTCCTCAGCACGCTCCGCCACGACGCCATCATCGCCTTCCACGCCTCGTGGGTCTCCGTCTCCTCCCCGTCCCCGCGCGGCGGCTGCGCCGGTGGCGCCCCACGCCGCACTTTCAACTTCATCACCGAGCTCTTCTCCTCCGGCACCCTCCGCGCGTACCGCCTCCGGTACCCGCGCGTCAGCCTCCGCGCCGTCCGCGGCTGGGCGCGCCAGATCCTCCGGGGCCTCGCCTACCTCCACGCCCACGACCCCCCCGTCATCCACCGCGACCTCAAGTGCGACAACGTGTTCGTCAACGGCCACCAGGGCACCGTCAAGATCGGCGACCTCGGCCTCGCCGCCGTGCTCCGCGGCGCCCAGGCCGCGCACAGCGTCATCGGCACGCCCGAGTTCATGGCGCCCGAGATGTACGACGAGGACTACGACGAGCTCGTCGACGTCTACTCCTTCGGCATGTGCATGCTCGAGATGCTCACCGTCGAGTACCCCTACGCCGAGTGCTCCAACCCCGCGCAGATCTACAAGAAGGTCACCTCCGGCAAGCTGCCTGACGCCTTCTACCGGGTCGACGACGCCGACGCGCGCAGGTTCATCGGCAGGTGCCTCGTCCCCGCCTCCCACCGCCCCTCCGCCCAGGAGCTCCTGCTCGACCCTTTCCTCTCCACGCAGGACACCACCATGACTCTGTCACCGCCGCCATTGCTGCCTGCCTTGCCCACCTCCGGTGACCGTAACGATAATCCGGAGGAGGCAGAGCCGGTGGCAGCAAGGACTGAcatgaccatcaccggcaagctcaacaccgacGACGACACCATCTTCCTCAAAGTCCAGATCGTCGACGAAGCAG GCCATTCGAGGAACATCTACTTCCCGTTCGACATCGCCGGCGACACGGCGACGGAGGTGGCGAGGGAGATGGTGAAGGAGCTGGACATCACCGACCGGGACCCCTCAGAGATCGCCGCCATGATCGAGCAGGAGATCATGAGGCTGGTACCGGACTGGGTCGGCGGCGGCTGTGATGATCAGCAGGAGTACTACACGTACGCCGATAATGACGACAATGAGGAGCAGCCTCCTTTCTACTACCTCTCCTCTTCCCCGACCTCTTCAAACGGGTCTCATTGTGGCACAGGGCCGACAACATCAGGTGGCGGCCACGGTGGCTGGTTCCAAG ATTACGCTGTGAGCAGCGACGACGACGAGACGAGCTCCACGCGCTCTGCGCTGCACTACTCCTCCGAAGAGGCCCAGCCCGAAGAGAAGCCTGGCGTCTCCAAGACGGGCCAGGTGAAGGCCACCAGATTCGGCCCAGGAGACGGCGGCACAGCAGGACACGACGTGTCGTCGTCGTCGCGCGCCGGCCGGCCGCGGCACCACCGCGGGAGCCCCGACGCcggcggcgacgaggggcggccGCGGAGGCAGCAGGGCCGCATGACGAGGAACCGGTCGATGGTGGACGTGCGGAGCCAGCTGCTGCACCGGACGCTGGTGGAGGAGCTCAACAAGCGCATGTTCTTCAACACCGTCGGCGCGGTCGAGAACATCGGCTTCCGCGGCATCCCCGGCTACGGCGGCGGGCCCTCGTCCTCGTCGGCGACGGTGTCGTCCTCGCGCGGGGGCCGGAGAAGTGGCAAGGACAAGCACCAGTTCTTCATGTTCTGA